ATCCTGTCATCTTTTTTGTGTGAATGAATGCAGATGGTGCCGCCGCGGTAGGAAAACTTAATGGCATTGGTCAGTGCATTATTGATGACTGAATTGATTAAGGTTGTGGTTTCCGCAAAGACAACGTGATCCGGGGCAATATCGACTTCCAGTACCACGTCCTTCTCTTTGAAGCGATGTGCCAGTATTTTTTGCGATTGATCGATCAATGCCAGAAGTGAGACAGGACAAATATCTAATCGCATTTTCCCCTGATCCAAAGCGGATATCTGCCTCGTTAATTCAATCGTATTGATAGCATTGTTCATCGCGAGCATAAACATACCCCGTAAATCATCATCATGTGTAAACAAAACAGGAGCGTCTTCCGTTAATTGAAGCGATGCCGACATCGCATTGAGCGGATTCAATAAATCGTGACAAAGCACATGCAGCAGCTGTCGTAATTCATGCGCCTGATTTTTCACCCTCGCTTCACTATGGTGGATGCGCAACTGCGTTTTCACCCGGGCAAGCAGTTCAAGCGGACTAAAAGGTTTGGAAATATAATCAACCGCACCAGCTTCCAGTCCTTCAATGACGGCGGCATCCCCTGCTTTTGCCGTAAGAAATATGACAGGAATATCCTCCGTTTCTGTATCCGCTTTCAGTTTTCGACAGACATCCAGCCCTGTTATGCCGGGCAGCATGATATCCAAAAGGATCAAATCCGGCTTGCGCCGCTTCACACTGTTGAGCGCGGCTTCACCGCTTTCTGCCAGTGCCAGCCGGCAGCTGATCTCATTTTGTTTCAGTGTCTGGCCTATCACCCGGATATTTTCGGGGATATCGTCTACAATTAGTATCAGCGGTTTTGCATCGACGTCATTCATTCACCTGCTCCTGAATCGCTTTTTCAAATGAATCCATCATGTCCAGATAGTGGTGCACCTGCCTGGATATTCGATCTATGGAAAACGTATCAATTTCCTGTTTCAATTGCTCCGCATAATGAATAAGCGGGTCAGCGCAATGCTCTTTTCCGATCCGCAACACATCATCAGCGAATGCGTCCACCTCATCTGTAATCATGTCCGCCAGTATCCCGTTCAACTTGCTGTCACGCAACGACCGCAATGCATCGAGACATGCACCTGTGTCATATATACGCTTCAACACAGGCGGTGTCCATTCTGATGTACTGGGCATAGAAACCGGCCCGTCAAGAGATGAGCAAGGTCTTGTGCCGCCCGAATTCGGCAGCTCTTTCATCAGTATCCTGATCAATTCATCCTGCGACACGGGTTTTCTAATGAATTGAACACCCAGTTTTTCAGCCGTCTTTTCAGCTCCGTGTCGGGCTGATGCCGTGATAACAAGAATGGGAATATGACACAATGCGGCGACCTTTTTAATCGTGCGAATGGCTTCAAATCCATCCATCACCGGCATTTTTATATCCATCAGGATCAAATCAGGGAGCTGATTCTGCGCCAGCTCGACCGCTTCGGCACCGTCAGCGGCCTCAATAAATGTTAGATGGGGGAAATCGAGATATAATTTCAACAAATCACGATTGGTAGCCACATCGTCGGCAATCAGGATTTTTGCCGGCTCAAAAGCGACCAGTGCAGGAGCGGTGCCGCCTGATCCGGGAGCCGTCGAACACGATACCGATGCAATGGGGACATCATGAAGACACACATCAAAAGTACTTCCTCTCCCGACTTCACTTCGAATACCGATATGCCCGTTCATCATCTTAATGAGTCGTTTGCAAATAGTTAACCCCAGTCCAGTCCCACCATATTGAGCCATTTTCTGCTTCGACTGCTGGGTGAACGCTTCGAAGATAATCAACTGATCACCCTCGGGAATACCGATCCCGGTATCCTTCACTGAAAAGTGGAGGTCACATTTCCCGGCATCTCCTTTGACTGACTTGCTGACAAAAATATCAACACCGCCATCGGACGTGAATTTGATCGCATTGCCAACCAAATTAATCAGAATCTGACGCAGGCGCGTTTCGTCAATCATTACATGATCAGGCAGGTCGGCCTGCATATCCAAACGCAGTGTAATACGCTTTTCTTCGGCCCGCTGCTCGAACATCTGGTAGACTTCCTGCATAACAGTGGGCAGATAGGTTACATCGTTTTCCAGCGAGAGTTTCCCCGCTTCAATTTTCGACAGATCAAGGATATCGTTAATGAGGCGAAGCAACGTAGTTCCACTGTTATGAATAATGCGCAGAAAATCTTTTTGTCGCAAATCGACCGCATCGCGACGGAGCAAATCTGTAAATCCCAAAATGGCGTTCATCGGTGTACGTATTTCATGACTCATATTGGCCAGAAATTCACTTTTTGCCTGATTGGCCACTTCGGCTTCCACCGCCAGCAACTGGGCGCTTTTGATGGATTGCTCAAGTTTTTCATTGAGTGCCAGGGCGTCATCCTTCGCTTTTTCAGCTGTGTTTTTTGCTTGTTCGAGATACTGTTCGAGCTGTCGGCGTTCCGTAATATTTCTGGCAACACCGAAGATTCGCTGCCGATCCAAATCAGATACCAAGTTCCATGACAACCAGCGGATACTGCCGTCTTTGCAGCGCACCTGCGTATCATATCCGTAGATATTTTCCCCCGATTCAAGCCGCTTGAGCATTTTTTCCGGCGGAATCCCCTGCCCTGACTGCAGATAAAATCCAAGAGGGCGGGATGCCAGCTCGCTGCTGCTCCATCCGAGAAGATCTGTCCATGCAGGATTGAACTGTGCCATAACACCGTCAAGCGATGCAACGCAGATAAGGTCGAGCGAGACTTCAAAGAAAAGCTCCCTGTCCATACGCATTTCCAGAAATTCACTCATATCATGCAGCACACACTGCAACAGACTGCGCCCCTGCAACTGAATAGTGGTCGCACGCAAACTGATTTGTTTGACACCGCTATGGCTTGTTTGAAGAAAGTCAACCAAGGTGAGCGCGCCGCTTTTATCCTGTACCAGCTGCTCAAAGCTGTCCGTGAATTCGCGCCCCTCGGACTCCTCCTGCGGATGCAGCTCGCGCTGATGCATGGTAATCAATTTCTCATGCGAAAGACCTGTCAGTGTACAGGCGGACTCATTACAATCGACGATATTCCCCGTATCTGCATCGAAAACAATAACCGCATCGGTGGACTGGTCAAAAAACAGTTTAAACTTCTCTTCCGATTCACGGATGGCTTTTTCTGCCCGCAACCGGTCCGATATATCGCGCTGAACTAGCCCGATGGCAAAAATAGCGTTACTCCGATTGTACATCGGCATAACGCGTACTTCATAACCGGCTCCCTGACTGTTCCCTACTGTGCTGTGTTCCTCAAATGTCTTCGACGTTCCCTGCGCATAAATCTGCTGGATGCGCTCTTTCCACAGGGTGCCTTTTCCAGGAAAAATATCATCCATTTCCGCAATCGTCCGATGTATCACTTCATCCAGCACCATGCCTGTCCTGCCTAATGCGACGTGATTGGCATAGAGACATCGCCCTTCCGGATCACAAACAATAATACAGTCGGGTGATGACTCGAAAAGACTGCGGAACCGTTCTTCGGCTTCTTCCATTTCCTTGGTGCGCTCAATGACCCTCTTTTCCAGCTCCTGATTGGCTTTTTCAAGATCCGTTTCTGCGCGAAGACGTGCCTTTGTTTCTTTTTCTCTGGCGACCACCGCCAGTGAAATGCGTTGTTCAACTTTGCACAGAAGCCTGTTAATTATGATGACAGCAACAAGGCCAAGAAAGGAAAACCATGTCAGAGCCAGCATCGTCTGCCGGGCGAGATATGCTCTGCGTTCTCTTGTATCGACCATCACAACAACATGTGCCACAATGCCATCTCCATCTTTAAGCACACCAATGCGATATCCCCATTGATGATCGCTTGTTCGAAATCG
This sequence is a window from Spartobacteria bacterium. Protein-coding genes within it:
- a CDS encoding hybrid sensor histidine kinase/response regulator; amino-acid sequence: MNDVDAKPLILIVDDIPENIRVIGQTLKQNEISCRLALAESGEAALNSVKRRKPDLILLDIMLPGITGLDVCRKLKADTETEDIPVIFLTAKAGDAAVIEGLEAGAVDYISKPFSPLELLARVKTQLRIHHSEARVKNQAHELRQLLHVLCHDLLNPLNAMSASLQLTEDAPVLFTHDDDLRGMFMLAMNNAINTIELTRQISALDQGKMRLDICPVSLLALIDQSQKILAHRFKEKDVVLEVDIAPDHVVFAETTTLINSVINNALTNAIKFSYRGGTICIHSHKKDDRIELIIRDYGMGMPQRLLNDLFDINKPTTRCGTEGEAGTGFGMVLMRKLMHAYGGDVTIQSWLIPDASSGKRSGTEVHLHFMAEQNNNRAGTGWE
- a CDS encoding PAS domain S-box protein; amino-acid sequence: MYDVSGWYMLKRSVRLQQPKKNKVVSGRLLFTGSVIVLIGMIIALATFGMGRHEEKIRSASAFRQKASLIENMIVQQIQRTTEVVESIKNFFDSSDTIEKDSFCSFSAGVLSHAASLRAIIWVPKIPHKDRDVYVNFMTKEYRNVFHIKELTQTGTLVEEGGRNVYYPVSYISPFLANSLFLGMDLASDPALQSAMDRAERTGASAITQPLPPLFMGIDSPSYMVFCPIYDTGEVLNSEEKRLYHLRGYACGSFDVETLIDGVFNEFPGERSNIRLSVADVTKPDKPLLYYGEIKEAMASDHGSVTQQRTLLYNGRVILITCTSTSSYMKSHPLLLAWGGVLVVVFITSLIILGLIGREQQIRFFDRLLSSKITPDIRQAIAIRGKILGSTMISLFIIGLGILLWSVHQYRLEVNRFVIDKYNEYERSMKQHRHAIVRQMSYLKTMLEATEDIWHPWLKNNQRLDLLRYMLPAYSKLEKQNGIEQLSFINAEGYRVLRMHNPDRFGDLVEPAALAQAVRLRKNKWDLVIDADGQVLIRGIEPVYRADQIIGYMDMGRSLNPVFQELAEQINGLLVVFIPKKRVDQAAYEAEHGRIQWDCYKEVVIAYQSGSFVPEQIENALSNSELHPDALYRFRTSDHQWGYRIGVLKDGDGIVAHVVVMVDTRERRAYLARQTMLALTWFSFLGLVAVIIINRLLCKVEQRISLAVVAREKETKARLRAETDLEKANQELEKRVIERTKEMEEAEERFRSLFESSPDCIIVCDPEGRCLYANHVALGRTGMVLDEVIHRTIAEMDDIFPGKGTLWKERIQQIYAQGTSKTFEEHSTVGNSQGAGYEVRVMPMYNRSNAIFAIGLVQRDISDRLRAEKAIRESEEKFKLFFDQSTDAVIVFDADTGNIVDCNESACTLTGLSHEKLITMHQRELHPQEESEGREFTDSFEQLVQDKSGALTLVDFLQTSHSGVKQISLRATTIQLQGRSLLQCVLHDMSEFLEMRMDRELFFEVSLDLICVASLDGVMAQFNPAWTDLLGWSSSELASRPLGFYLQSGQGIPPEKMLKRLESGENIYGYDTQVRCKDGSIRWLSWNLVSDLDRQRIFGVARNITERRQLEQYLEQAKNTAEKAKDDALALNEKLEQSIKSAQLLAVEAEVANQAKSEFLANMSHEIRTPMNAILGFTDLLRRDAVDLRQKDFLRIIHNSGTTLLRLINDILDLSKIEAGKLSLENDVTYLPTVMQEVYQMFEQRAEEKRITLRLDMQADLPDHVMIDETRLRQILINLVGNAIKFTSDGGVDIFVSKSVKGDAGKCDLHFSVKDTGIGIPEGDQLIIFEAFTQQSKQKMAQYGGTGLGLTICKRLIKMMNGHIGIRSEVGRGSTFDVCLHDVPIASVSCSTAPGSGGTAPALVAFEPAKILIADDVATNRDLLKLYLDFPHLTFIEAADGAEAVELAQNQLPDLILMDIKMPVMDGFEAIRTIKKVAALCHIPILVITASARHGAEKTAEKLGVQFIRKPVSQDELIRILMKELPNSGGTRPCSSLDGPVSMPSTSEWTPPVLKRIYDTGACLDALRSLRDSKLNGILADMITDEVDAFADDVLRIGKEHCADPLIHYAEQLKQEIDTFSIDRISRQVHHYLDMMDSFEKAIQEQVNE